The Streptomyces sp. ICC1 DNA window TCGCCGCCGGCGCCGCCGACCCCGCCGACCCGCTGTGCGCGGCCCACCTGCACTGCCCGCCCCTCGCCGTGGCCGTCGCCGCCGACCTCGCCGCCGGAGCCCTCAACCCCTCCCTCGACTCCTGGGACCAGGCCCCGCTGGTGGCTTAGTACCAGTGGTGGGTCTGCCAGAAGCTCCAGGCGCCGGTGGGGCTGCCGTAGCGGGAGTTCATGTAGTCCAGGCCCCACTTGATCTGGGTGGCGGGGTTGGTCTTCCAGTCCGAGCCGGCGGAGGCCATCTTCGAGGCCGGGAGGGCCTGGACGAGGCCGTAGGCGCCGGAGGAGGCGTTCGTGGCGGTGTGGTTCCAGCCGCTTTCGCGGGAAACGATGTTGTTGAACGCCGCGAACTGGGCCGGGTCCTTGATCATCTGCTGGGCGATCGCCTTGGCGTTCATCGGGGCGGCCTGCGCGGGGACCGCGGCAAGCATGGAACCGGCGACGCCCAGGGCGAGGACGGTGCCCGCGAGGGTCTTCTTGGAAGCGGCGATGCGGCGGATGACGGCGTTGGACACGGATTGACCTTCCGAAGGGGACAGGGGCGGTCGCGGCATGCCTGGGGCATGCGTGAGCCACTCACGCGGAGGAGAGGGGTTCGTCGGCGGGATCAGGAGACCGGGGGTGAACCCGGGGGATCTGCGTCCGCCCTGCGACTCATCCAGTTCTACGGGGGTTCGAGGCCGCTGGCAACGACCGCTCTTACTAGTGGTCCTCGCAGCCGGGGCGGAACGGCCCCCCGCCGGCCGGGCGGGTATCGGTGCAGGTCGGGGCTGGTGTGTGGGGGTGGATATGGGACCTTGGTCCACCGGCACCGGTCGGTGGTCGGCAAGGTCAAGACCGTGTCGGTCAAGCGCGAGGGCAAGCGCTGGTACGTGGTGCTGACCGCCGTGCAGCCCCGGCCCGAGCCGCTGCCCGCGACGGGCTCCGTCGTCGGGATCGACGTCGGGATCGCCAACTTCCTGGCCGACTCCAACGGTGAGTTCGTCCCCAACCCGCGCCACGGCCGGGCCAACGCCGAAGCTCTGGCCGAGGCCCAGCGGAGGGTTGCGGTCTTCCCCCGCGTCCGCCGCGACAAGCGGACGAAGAAGCACCGCGCCGCCGTGGCGAAGGTCGCAGCCCTGCACGGCAAAGTCCGGCGCCAGCGCCTCGACCACGCCCACAAGGCCGCACTCCGGCTCGTCCGCGTCCACGACGCGATAGCCCACGAGAAGCTGAGCATCGCCAACATGGTGCGGGCCCCCAAGCCGAAGCCCGACCCCGACGAGGCGGGCAGCTTTCTGCCCAACGGGGCCGCCGCGAAGGCCGGACTGAACCGTTCGATCCACGACGCGGGTTGGGGGGTGTTCCTCGCGATCCTCACCAGCAAGGCTGAAAGCGCCGGCCGGAGAATCATCGCCGTGGATCCCCGCAACACCTCCCGCGAGTGCCCCGAATGCGGGCACACCGCGAAGGAGAACCGCCCCACGCAAGACACATTCCACTGCCAGGCATGCGGCCGTCGACACCGCGGGCACCACGGCGCCGTGGCCGGTGACGAGCGCGGACGTGGACTTCGGTGACGGCACCACCGCGCACAGCACCGACGGCCGCTTCTCCTCCTACGCCTACAAGCAGCCGGGCGAGTACAAGGTGACGCTGACGCTCCAGGACTCCAAGGGTGGCAAGTCCACGGCGACCCGGACCGTGAAGGTCGACTACGCCGCCTCGGGCTACGTGGCCACCGAGCCGTTCCGCCTGCTCGACACCCGCACCACCAACACGCCGCTCCAGGGCGGTTACGCCAGGATCGTGAACCTGCCGAACACCACCAGCAGCGTCCCGGATCACGTGCTCTCCGGGGGCATGGCCTCGGTGGTCCTCAACGTGACCGTCACCGGTTCCACCGAGGACACCCACCTGAGCGTCTGGCCCTCGGGCCAGCCCCGCCCGGCGACCTCGAACGTCAACGTCCGCGCGGGCGGCACCTCGTCCAACACCGTCACCGTGCCGGTCGGCGCCGACGGCAAGATCCAGACACAGCTCAACTCGGGCAACGCCTCGGTGATCGTGGACTTCGTCGGCTTCTACCAGCCCAACATCGGCGAGCGGTTCTCCCCGATCACCCCGGCCCGCGTCGCTGACACCCGCACCGCGGGCGGCCCGCTGGGCGGCGGCCAGACCCGCACGGTCAAGGTCGCGCCGGGTGGTCCCAGTCGACGGCGGCGGCGGGGCTGTCGGTCGTCTGCATCGTGCGTCGTCCTTCGGGTCGGCCCCCCGGGCGGCTAACGAGCGTCCACCGATGGTGGATGCGGTCCGCGCGCCCCGCGCGGCGACGGGGCGGGGCGCCGCTCGGCCGAGCCGCTCCCCGCCCCGCCCTTCGCACGGTCTCCGGGGCTTCGCCCCGCACCCCGGTCCGGCTACGGGAGGTAGCGTTCGAGGGCCTTCGCGCCTTCCTTCTCGATCAGGAGGCGCGCCTTCTCGACCCGCTCCGGGGTCGGCTCCTGGCCGCGCGCCATCACGAGGTCCTCGGGGTCGTACGGGCGCTCCGAGCCTGTGTACAGATGGGCCGGACGCTTGGGCTGCTGGTCCGCTTCACTGGCCATCGCGTACCTCCTCCTGGGTTCCCCCTGGCCCCATCCTCCGGCCGCGCCCCCGGCGGCGCTGGCCCGGGCGCGCGAAGCCCTCGCGCACTCATCGACGTAAGAAGTCAGGGGGGAGCGGCACACGAAAGGGCTCTGGGGAATCCCCGATGCCACTCCGCTTTTGCTTGGGCTCTGACTTCGGCGCCGGCTTCGGCCGAGGCTTCCCGTACGGGCCCGGCACGGGCCGATCCCCGTGGCGTGCGACGGCAGGTGGTGCACCGCGGGGCCCGGGCCTAGTCTCGTGGGCGCGGAGATGTGTATAAGAGGCGGGTCATGGCCGGGGTGGGCGTGCTGGTGGGGACGGCGGGGCTGGTCGCAGGGTGCGAGGCGCCGCCCGCGCCCGCCCGGGCGCCGGGGCCGACGGTGTCGGCCGGGGTGCGTCCGACGCAGGTCCCGCGCGCCGACGCGTGTCCCGAGGGCGGGGTGCGGCTCTCCGAGGGGCTCGTGAACGCGGCGATGGGGTTGCGCGTGGGGGCGGTGCAGCTGGTGAACTGCGGGGATCAGCCTTACGAGTTGGAGGGCTACCCGGAGATCGAGCTGCTGGACAGGGCGAACGCCCCGGTGCGGGGGGTGTCGGTCGGCCACGGCGCGGCCGGGATCACGTCCTCCCCCACGGGGGCGGAGGCCCCGCCGGGGAAGGTGACGCTCCGACCGGGGCAGGCGGCCGAGGTGCTGCTGGTGTGGCGGAACCTGCTCACGGAGCCGGACGTCCCGGCGGCGGAGGCCTGGGGGCTCCTGGTCACGCCACGGCCGGGCGCGCCGCGGCTGGAACTGCGGCTGAAGCAGTCGGTGGATCTCGGGAACACCGGAAAGCTCGGGATCGGGGCTTGGGGGGCGACCGGGCGGTGACCTACCGGTGGCTCCGCCGGTCCGGGCGGGTGGCTCCGCCGGTCCGGGCCGGCGGTTTTATAAGAAGTACTGCGCCCGCGGATGTCTACACGGAGTAGTGCGTCGTCAGCGTCAGATGTGTCTAAGAGACGGGACCACGGGGGCCGCGCCGGGGCCGCTTGGTGGCCGCGCCGGGGCCCCCGTGGTCCGTCACGGCCGCGCAACAAGATCCGGGCAGCAGGCAACGTTCCCGCCGCACGGACGTCTGGCAGGGCGTAGAAGTCGCCTACCGGAAAAGGCTGATCGAGCAGAACGCGGAGGTACTCACCCTCGCCGGGAACCAGCTGGAGGAGCGGATGCGGCTCGCCGCGCAGCTCCCTTCCGCGCGATCATGGAACCAGTCATGAAGAAACCTCACACCTCACACCCCACCGCCCGCACCACCACCACCACCCCCGCGCGGGGCGGCAACCGCCGAGGAGGCCGCCGGGGAGGCCGCCGCCGCGCCGGCCGCCGCCGGCCCGCACGGTTCGTGCTCCCGCTGCTGCTGTGCTCGGGCGCCGTCGTCGCGGTGGCCGTGGTGGCCGGGCTGCTGCCCCGGGACGCCGACCCGCGCACGGACCTGTCCGCCCCCTCCGTGCCGGAGTCCGGGCCGTCCGAACCCGCCGCGCCGGTTCCCGCGCCGCCGCCGCCGGCGTCACCGGCGCAGTCGGCCGTCGTGGCTGCCTCTTATACACAACTGAACCGTGATCTCCAGCCAGCCCGTGCAGTACGCGAACACCAAGGGCGAGCTGGACTACGAGAACAGCCCGGGCGTGAAGAAGGCGTGGGACACCGCCGTGGCGGCGGCGAAGGGCGAACTGACGGGCAAGCTGCGGCAGTTCGACGAGAAGGGCACCTGGAACGCGGCCTTCAAGAACGCGAAGTTCGCCACGGTGGCCTGCCCCAGCTGGATGACGGGCATCATCAAGGACCAGGCGGGCCCGGACAACCAGGGGAAGTGGGACATCGCCGCACCGCCCGTGGCCGGCAACTGGGGCGGCTCGTTCCTCGCGGTCCCCAAGTCGGGCAAGCACACCAAGGAGGCGGCCGAGCTGGCCGCGTGGCTCACCGCGCCGGCGCAGCACGCCAAGGTCTTCGGGGTGAACGGCAACATCCCCTCCACCAAGGACACGCTCACCTCCGCGACCGTGCAGGACGCCAAGCTGCCGTACTTCGGTGACACCCCGATCGGCAAGATCTACTCGGAGGCCGCGGCCGGCATCACCCCCGCCCCGATCAGCCGCTGGGACGGCCAGGTGAAGACCTTCCTCACCGACAACGGCATCCTCGACATCGAGCAGCGCGGCACCGACCCGGCGAAGGCCTGGGACAACGTCAAGAAGCTGGTCGACGACAAGATCGACCAGTAGCGGCCCGCCAGCCCAGCGCCCCGCACGCCGCCGTCTGGGTCTCCGGCATCCTCGTCTGCCTCAGCGCGGCCCCCTGGCCCGGCATCCCCCTCCTCGTCCGCGCCTGGTTCGCCGCCGCCGTCACCTGGACCGTCACCCTCCTGCTGATCTTCGGCAACCACCCGATCGTCGTCTGGGGCGGCGGCGAAGCCATCGCCCTCCTCGTCTTCCTCAGCCAGGTCCTGCTCCGCGCCCCCGCCCGCACCGCCGCCGTCCTCGGCCCCCTGCTCGGCCTCGGCTGCATGGCGGTCCCCGTCCGGGACACCGACCCCGGCCGCTTCACCCTGCTCTTCTCCGTCCTCACCGTCGTCGTCGCCGCGTACTCCCTGCTGCTGCGCCTGCAGTCCGTCCAGCGCGTCCGGGAACTGCGCGCCGTACGCAGCGCCGAACGCCTGGAGCTCGCCCGCGAGCTCCACGACCTCGTCGCCCACCACGTGACCGGGATCGTCGTCGAGGCACGGGCCGCCCGGTACACCAAGGTCTCCGCCGAACGCGCCGGCGAGATCTTCGGCCGCATCGAGGCGGCCGGGGACGAGGCCCTCGGCTCCATGCGCCGCCTCGTCAAAATCCAGCCTCGTGGGCTAGAAGATGGGTATAAGCGACATCGCCGCGGCTGCCCGTACGGGGCGGGGCGGACCAGGTGTCCGCGCAGGGCGGCGGTGCGGTCCCGATCGCCTTCAAGGCGGCGTGTCCGGACTGCCGGGCCCGTTTCGAGCTGGATCCGAGCGCCCTGCGACTGGCCATCGGCGGCAGCCGGCGGGCCACCTTCTACTCCTTCACCTGTCCCGAGTGCGGTGCGCAGGTCCGCAAACCGGCCGGCGAGCGCATCGTGGAACTGCTGACCGGTGGCGGAGTGAGCACCCTGCGCAGCGTGTGAGGCGGGCGGTGGCCTAGGCTCTTGCCATGCTGTGGCCGATGCTCGCAATCGCCCTGGGTTTCCTGGGGCTCGCCGTCCTCGCCGTGCTCGCGGTGCGGGTCTTCGTGGAGGTGCGCAGGCTGTCCGGGCAGGTCGCGGACGCCGGCCGCCGGATCGCGGACGCCTCCGGCGAGCTGGAGCGGGCCGCGGTGGATCTGGCCAGGTCCGGGCGGTCCGCGCGGCCCTAGGGCCGCCTCGTATACACCTCGGACCCTTCCGACCGCTTCCTACGTTTCACGTCCAGTTGCCCACTGCCGAGGCCGCCCCTCCCACACCCATCAGCGCCGCGGCCGCCCGCTCCTACCTCGCCACGGTCACCCCGAAGACCGAGGGGTCCACCAGCGGGTACAGCCGCGACCTCTTCCCCCACTGGAGCACCGTCTCCGGCACCTGCAACACCCGCGAGACCGTCCTCAAGCGCGACGGCTCGGGCGTCGTCCAGGACTCCGCCTGCGCGGCCGTCAGCGGCAACTGGTACTCCGAGTACGACGGCGCCACCTGGACCGCCGCCTCCGACGTCGACATCGACCACGTCGTCCCGCTTGCCGAGGCATGGCGCTCCGGCGCCAACTCCTGGACCACCAGCAAGCGCCAGCAGTTCGCCAACGACCTCACCCGCCCCCAGCTCATAGCGGTCACCGACAACGTCAACCAGGCCAAGGGCGACCTCGACCCCGGCAAGTGGCTTCCCCCGCGCACGGCCTACCGCTGTACGTACGCGCGCCTGTGGGTCGACGTGAAGCAGTACTGGAACCTGAGCATGGACTCGACGGAGAAGACGGCCCTGCTCAACATCCTCAACGCCTGCTGACCCACCCGCCCACTCCACCCGCCCACTCATCCCAAGCACTTCCCGTCGCGCGGCACGAGTAACCACTTCCGGCCGCCGTACGCCCTCATACCCTTGTGGCCTTGGTCACATGCCTGCCGCAGGTGCCGCCTCAATCCGTGGACACGGCTGTGCCTGGAGCGGTCCAGGGCCGTAGGTTGTGCGGCTATGAGCGCAATGGAGGAGCTGGACCGCCAGATCGTGGATCTGCTCGTGCGGGACGGGCGGATGAGCTACACGGACCTGGGCAAGGCCACCGGACTGTCCACGTCGGCGGTCCATCAGCGAGTACGCCGCCTGGAGCAGCGCGGGGTCATCCGCGGCTACGCCGCCGTCGTCGACCCCGAGGCCGTCGGGCTGCCCCTGACGGCCTTCATCTCGGTCAAGCCCTTCGACCCGAGCGCCCCGGACGACATCGCGGAACGGCTGGCCGGGGTCCCGGAGATCGAGGCCTGCCACAGCGTCGCGGGCGACGAGAACTACATCCTCAAGGTCCGCGTCGCGACCCCGCTGGAACTGGAAGACCTCCTGGGCCGGCTGCGCGCCCTCGCACACGTCTCCACCCGCACCACGGTGGTCCTCTCCACCCCGTACGAATCCTGAGGTGTCCCCCGGAGTGTGGACACGGGGGTCATGCTGCGAGTGTGAGTTTACGTCCTCGCTGGTGTTGCCGTTCGAATTCGGCGGGTGAGAGGTAGCCGAGGGCGCTATGGCGCCGGCGGGTGTTGTAGTAGGTGAGCCACCGGAAGATCTCCAGCCTGGCCTGACGCACCGTCGTGAACACGCCCTGCACCGCTTCTCTCTTCAGTCCCTGCCAAAACGATTCAGCCAAGGCGTTGTCGTAGCTCGACCCGACACGGCCCATGCTCCGCCGGATGCCGAAACGATCGCTGACCTGGGCGAACGCGGCCGAGGTGTATTGCGAGCCCCTGTCCGCGTGGAAGATCACCCCGTCCACGTGGCCGCCGCGGGTCGCCACCGCCATCTCGAGCGCGTCGATGACCAGTCCCGTGCGCATGTGGGTGGCCATCGACCATCCAAGGACCCAGCGCGAGCAGATGTCCAGGACGCAGGCCAGGTAGAGCCATGTGCCGCCGACCTGAACGTAGGTGATGTCCCCGCACCATTTCTCGTCCAGGTCCCGGGCGGTGAAGGCCCGTCGGACCAGGTCCGCGACGGTGGCGGTGGGGGTGCGGGCGGCCATCTGGGCGATGGCGGTGCCCAGGCGGATGCGCGAGGTGTGTGCGGCGATCCAGGTGAGCGGGGTGAAGGCGTCCGAGCCCCAGGCCTCGGCGGTCCACACCGAGTCGTAGCCGAGGTTCTCGGCTTCGGCGGCGAGGTCGAGGTGGTCCGGGTTGGGGCCGCGGCCCCAGTAGCCGAGTGCGAGTCCGAGGCGCATGTACGGTCCCCTCCGCGATGCCGGCGCGAGGCCGGGTCAGTCATATCTGACGATGCGTCAGGTGACTGTAGGGCAACGGCCCCCCGCCCGGAAGGGCGGGGGGCCGCTGTGGCGTGGCGCCGGGTCGTGCGCGGGGTCAGCCGCGCTGGATGCCCGAGGTGTCGTTCAGGACGCCGCGACGGCCGTCCTGGGTCTGCGCGATCAGCGTGGCCTGACCGCGCTGCTCCACGGCCAGGTACCAGGTGCCCGGCGCCAGCTCCGCGATCGGAGCGGGGTTGCCGTCCTCCGCGAAGAGGGGGCGGGCCACCGGCACGGCGAACCAGAACGGGGTGAAGTCCGCCGGCTGGGGCGCGGGTCCTCTGCTGGGCGGGACCGGCCCGGGAAGCCGGGACAGGTGGGCGTGGGGCGGTCGGCTGGCGGGTGGCGTGTTGCCAGCGGGCCCGGACCCCGGCGAGGTGGGCGAGCGTCCGGCGGCTGCCGGTGATCACCTGGTGTGGCGAGTTCGTCAGGTCCTGAGCGAAGGCCTGGACGTGCAGGCCTGCGAGGTGCGCGTGGTGCAAGAGGGCACGCCGCAGGATCTGCTCGCCCCAGTGCTCCGGCGGTCCCGCCGGGCTGTCCAGCAGCTCCAGGGCCTCTTGCGGGCCGAACGCGGGCGTGAGTAGACCGCTTTGCTGCGCCTCCCAGAGCACGGTCACCTTGTCGACCGGCTCGCCCCGGCTGGCCAGCGAGGTCAAGCACCGGTACAGGCCGCCGTACAGCTGGGTGGTGAAGTCCTCCGGGCGCAGCCACCGCATCGACGCCAGGGCCTCCGGGTACGCGGTGGCTGTCGACAGCAGCAGCTGCTCCTCGCTGGCGACCTCGGGCCCCACCTGGAGGCTAGGTAGTGCTGGGGGAGGGGTGCGCCGGTGAGGAAGCCGGGGTCGGTGGTGTCGGTGGCGGTGAGGTTCAGGACCGCGCCCACCGAGTTCGCCGGGAGGCCGGAGATGTTGGTGGTGGCGCCGGGGGCGAGCTTGCCGGTGCTGCGGGTGTCCGCGAGGCGCTTGGGCACGACCGGCGTGAACAGCGCTTTGCCGTCCTTGCCGTAGTAGCCGACCGCGTCCAGGATCACGTGCGTGGAACCGGAGTTGGTGTAGAGGGTGATGGTGCCGTTCGGGCCGACCGGGACGATCGCCTGGTTCGACTTGTCCTTGCCCGGCTCCACGTTCAGGTTCGAGGTGGCCGGACGCTTCGCCGGATCCGGGTAGGCGATGACGTGCGCCTGCTCCGTGGCGCCCGTACCGGTCAAGTTCAGCGCGACCGCCGTGGCGTCGGCCGGGATGCCGTTGACGCCCGCGACCTTGACCGTGCGGGTCTGGCCGCCGCCCAGCGGGCCGCCCGCGGTGCGGGTGTCAGCGACGCGGGCCGGGGTGATCGGGGAGAACCGCTCGCCGATGTTGGGCTGGTAGAAGCCGACGAAGTCCTGGAAGCACCCCTCCGGCCCAGCCCGATCACCCCCACCTCATTCGGCACCGGGCTGCGCGACCGCCTGCGCGCCCTGAACTGAAAGGCACCCCACGACATGAGCCGCACGATCCCCCGCACCGCCTTGCTGGCGGCCCTCAGTCTCGTCACCGCCGCCGGCGCGACCGCCACCGTGTTCGGCACCTCCGCCGGAGCCGCCGCCGCCGGCTGCAAGGTCGAGTACCAGATCACGAACCAGTGGAACACCGGCTTCGGCGCCAACGTGATCGTCACCAACACCGGTGACCCGGTCGCCTCCTGGACCCTGGAGTGGTCCTACGCGAACGGCCAGCAGGTCACCCAGGGCTGGAACGCCACGATCAGCCAGTCCGGGGCGGCCGTCACCGCCAAGAGCCTCTCCTACAACGGAAGCCTGGCCACCGGCGGTTCCACCTCCTTCGGCTTCAACGGCACGCACACTGGCACCAACGCCATACCCGCCACCTTCAAGCTCAACGGCTGTATCTTATACCCATCTNNNNNNNNNNNNNNNNNNNNNNNNNNNNNNNNNGGGGAGCGGGTTCGGCGGACACGTGGCTGCGGTCGGCGTATGCTGCGGCGATTCAGCGCAGCGGCGGCCGTGGGGGGCACATGTTTCAGCGGATCGGAGAGCGGGGCGGCAGAGCCGTCGCGACGGCGGCGGTGGCGGGGGTCCTCGCCTTGGCGCTCGCCGGCTGTGAGGGCGCGGACGCGCCGAAGGGCGCCGACAAGCCCGGGGCCGGGGCCCTGCCCTCGCCGAGCACGTCCTCCGCGCCCCCGGTGATGCCCTCGCTCATCGGCAGGACGTCGGCCGACGCCGAGGCCCTCGTCAAACCGCTGGCCGCGGGGGCGGTCGAGGCGCGCAGCGCCTACGGCGACGTCGCCCTGGCCGCGGACCACGCGCAGTGGACCGTCTGTTTCCAGACCCCGGCGGCCGCGAGCCCGCTGCCGCCCGGCACCGCCGTGGAGATCTCGCTCACCGCCCCGGGCACCCCGTGCCCGGAACGGGCCGGAGCCGCCCTGCGCCCCGCCACGACTCCGAGCCCCACTCCCGCCCGGACCCCGGGCACCGTCAAGACCAGAGTGGTTGGTCGGCAGCGTCGTGTGTGTAGAAGAGCCAGGGTGCGTCGAACGCGGCGGGGGGCTTGCCGCCGCCCTCCACGGCCCGTACGGCGGCCAGCAGTGCGGCGGCCGTGCCGCTGAGCTTGGCGCCGGCCTCCACGGGGGTCTCGCGCTCGGCCTTGCGGCGGGCGATGCGCTCCCGCTCGATCTTCTGCGCGGCCAGTTCGGCCGCCGCTTCGCTGAGCTGAGGCGTGGCCCCGGCGGCCTCGGCGGACGCCTCCGAGCCCGCGTCCCCGCCGGCCGCCTCCGCCTCAGGGTCGGCCTCCGCCTCAGGGTCGGCCTCCGCCTCAGGGTCGGCCTCGGCCTCAAGGGCCGCCTCCGCCTCAGGGTCGGCCTCCGCCCCCGGCCCCCCGTCGGTTCCGGCTTCGCCCGAGGTGTTCGCCTGGTCCGTCGGCTCGGGCTCCGCCGCCGGGCCCGCGGCTTCGCCGTCGCCGTCCGGGACCTCGGCTTCGCCGGGGGCGTCACCGAGCAGATGTCCAGGACGCAGGCCAGGTAGAGCCATGTGCCGCCGACCTGAACGTAGGTGATGTCCCCGCACCATTTCTCGTCCAGGTCCCGGGCGGTGAAGGCCCGTCGGACCAGGTCCGCGACGGGCGGCGCAAGCTTGTCGGGGACCGTGGTGCGCTTGCGCCGCCGCAGGTGGCGTCCTTCGATCCCGTTGACGCGCATCAACCGCTCGACGCGCTTGCGGTTCACGGTGTGTCCGAACCCGCGCAGCTCGGCATGGACCCGGCGGACCCCGTAGGTTCCCCGGTGGCCGGCGTGGATCTCGCGGATCTCTGCGACCAGGGCGTCATCGTCGGCCCGGCGGGCATCGCGGGCCCCGGCGCCGGCGAGCCACTGAGCCTTTTCCAACCTCATGTTGAGGCGTGGTGGAGGACGAGGACGGCCTTCACGATGTCGGTGATCCGGTTGGTGCTGCAGCGGAGCTTCCGTAGGAGGCGCCAACCCTTCAGCACGGCCATGGAGCAGATGTCCAGGACGCAGGCCAGGTAGAGCCATGTGCCGCCGACCTGAACGTAGGTGATGTCCCCGCACCATTTCTCGTCCAGGTCCCGGGCGGTGAAGGCCCGTCGGACCAGGTCCGCGACGGACGGCGCAAGCTTGTCGGGGACCGTGGTGCGCTTGCGCCGCCGCAGGTGGCGTCCTTCGATCCCGTTGACGCGCATCAACCGCTCGACGCGCTTGCCGTTCACGGTGTGTCCGAACCCGCGCAGCTCGGCATGGACCCGGCGGACCCCGTAGGTTCCCCGGTGGCCGGCGTGGATCTCGCGGATCTCTCCGACCAGGGCGTCATCGTCGGCCCGGCGGGCATCGCGGGCCCCGGCGCCGGCGAGCCACTGGTAGTAGCCCGAGCGCGACATGCCCAGGACCCGGCATATCCGCTGCACGCCGAACTCGGCGCGGTAGGCGGAGATGAAGTCCCAGCGGCCGGTCATGCCCTCATCTCCTTCGCGAAATACTGCCGGGGAGCCGGTGGAGGGCGTGGTGGTGCGGGGGCTCTGACCGGCACCGGCGGGGCGCGCCGGACTGCGGGCCCGGACCCTGGCCGCGCCCTCGCCGGACCCTGGCCGCGCCCTCGCCGCGCCCTGCGGAGGACTACGCGTACCCGCCCCGGAACCACTCCTGCGCCGCCCGCGTGTGCAGCGGGAACGCCAGCTCCTCCGGGCCCCGCAGGACGTGCCAGCCCGTCGTCTCGTCGGTGGCGACGGACGCGGGGAGGGCGGCGGCCGGGCGGACCGGGAGGAGGCCGAAGAGGAGCAGGTGCCCGGCCGGGGAGCTGTGGGCTCCGGCCAGGGTGACGTCGGCGGCCGGTGCGTGGATGCCGGTCTCCTCACGGAGTTCGCGGACGACCGATTCGCGCCAGTCCTCACCGAAGTCCATGAAGCCGCCAGGCAGGGCGACACCGCCGAGGGCGGGCTCGATGGTGCGGGTGATGACCACCAGGCCGGTCCCCTCCACCCCGCAGGGCAACCTCCGCCCCCGCCTCACCTCCTTCGTCGGGCGCGAACCCGAACTCGCCTCCCTCCGCGCCGACCTGGCCCGCCTGCGCCTCGTCACCCTCACCGGCCCCGGCGGCTCCGGAAAGACCCGCCTCGCCGAGCACGCCGCCACCGACCACCACGAACCGGTCTGGCTCGTCGAACTGGCCCGCCTCGACCACCCCGCGGCCGTCCCCGGCGCCGTCCTCAGCGCCCTCGGCCTGCGCGAGAGCTCCCTCGTGGCCCGCGAGAAGACCCCGGCCGACGACCCCGCCACGCTCCTCGTCGAGCACTGCGCCAACCGCCGCCTGCTCCTCGTCCTCGACAACTGCGAGCACGTCATCGGCGCCGCCGCCGAACTCGCCGACCGCCTCCTCGCGCACTGCCCCGGCGTACGGATCCTCGCCACCAGCCGCGAACCCCTCGGCGTCCCCGGCGAAACGCTTCGCCCCGTCGAACCGCTCCCGCCGTCGTAGGCCTTGTCCGCGTGCAGCTTGCCGGGTCGGCGCCGGCGGCGTCCGCGGCGGGATCGGATGGGCGGTATGCCGCGGACGAGGGGCTCAAGGGCCTGGCTGTCGTGCAGGTTCGCGCCCGAGATGCCGACGGACAGGGGCAGACCGGTCCGCTCGGTGATCAAGTGGATCTTCGACCCGAACTTGCCCCGGTCGACAGGATTCGGACCTGTCAGGTCCACCTTTTCAGGGCCCGCATGTTCACTGAGTCGATCGCGCAGCGGGACCAGTCCAACTCGCCGTGGGCGCCGAGTTCGTCAAGGACCAGGCGGTGGAGCTTGGCCCACACCCGGGCCCTGCTTCACTCGGTGAACCGCCGGTGAGCTGTCGCCCCCGACGGCCCGAACGATGCCGCAGGCACCTGCTGCCAGGTACAACCCGACGTCGCCACGAACACGATCGCGGCAAGCACCTCCCGGTCGCCGTGCCACCTCGGCCAGCCGCGCCCCCGTGAAATCCGCCCCGCGCAGCGAGCAGTCCCGGAACTCCACCCGCTCCAGCACCGCCCCCGCGAAGTCCGGCTCCACCAGCACGCACCCCTCGAAGACGACGTCCTTCAGCCGCGCCGCCCGCAGGTTCAAGTAGTCGATCTTGCCCCCGCGCACGAGGACCCGCTCCAGCACCGCCCCGTGCAACTGCACCCCTCCCAGCCGGGCCTCCAA harbors:
- a CDS encoding NUDIX domain-containing protein, whose product is MRRGRRLPCGVEGTGLVVITRTIEPALGGVALPGGFMDFGEDWRESVVRELREETGIHAPAADVTLAGAHSSPAGHLLLFGLLPVRPAAALPASVATDETTGWHVLRGPEELAFPLHTRAAQEWFRGGYA